Proteins from a single region of Geothrix sp. PMB-07:
- a CDS encoding PAS domain-containing methyl-accepting chemotaxis protein: protein MRINQPVTRVERHLQEGAFIVSTTDLRGVITSVNEEFIRVSGFTEAELIGQPQNLVRHPDMPPAAFEDLWRTIKAGKPWQGMVKNRCKNGDFYWVDASVTAIVENGQTVGYVSIRSKPAPDQVEEAERIYAAARAGKPMEDPERKLRVLFKDMGFKNRVWTATAVVLGIFFLMGAINFVGLSATRAEVADIKEEYLPTTLLAADLAYQTVQVQQALTDASLTKRSEPLNEAAEAAEAFRKASQDFRRRAKLDVGNVKQLEELDKTFAAFYTTGQAMVAAYQGQGVSEGNRIMADFDKASEAITAQVIKLRDSEANDLMGKLSAVSAHTTTGSWVLGGGSLLALLAGFLVFGKLIEILDYQLGGDPKYALIAARELADGNLRTPIPIRIGDRSSLLYTVRRMQAHLKNTINRIHFDADRVRMNSGIISSASHEIATTSREIARSADEQRLSTDRMASAIVELSASVKEVADHVQSSHVRSTEAARAAQAADASGQAALKAMNRVEESTAQMVEAVQVIQDIARQTNLLSLNAAIEAATAGSLGKGFAVVAEEVRKLAERSDASAREIASLIEGNNKAVAQGKTTVQEVVSSLAMIRDHISEVAAMSTQIEGASAEQAKASEEVAKQVELGAQQAIQNASAAIELSGTVDSNAATTQDLVRTADGLSSLLGRYKT from the coding sequence ATGCGCATCAATCAACCGGTTACGCGGGTCGAGCGGCACCTCCAGGAAGGCGCTTTCATTGTCTCTACCACGGATCTCCGGGGCGTCATCACGTCTGTGAATGAGGAATTCATCCGGGTGAGTGGCTTCACGGAAGCGGAGCTCATCGGCCAGCCCCAGAACCTGGTGCGCCACCCGGACATGCCTCCGGCAGCCTTCGAGGATCTGTGGCGCACCATCAAGGCCGGGAAACCCTGGCAGGGCATGGTGAAGAACCGGTGCAAGAACGGGGATTTCTACTGGGTGGACGCCAGCGTTACCGCCATTGTGGAAAACGGCCAGACCGTGGGCTATGTGTCCATCCGCAGCAAGCCCGCCCCCGATCAGGTGGAGGAGGCCGAGCGCATCTACGCGGCAGCCCGGGCGGGCAAACCCATGGAGGACCCCGAGCGGAAACTGCGGGTTCTCTTCAAGGATATGGGCTTCAAAAACCGCGTCTGGACCGCCACGGCCGTGGTGCTTGGCATCTTTTTCCTCATGGGTGCCATCAATTTCGTGGGACTTTCGGCCACGCGAGCCGAAGTGGCTGACATCAAGGAGGAATACCTGCCCACCACCCTCCTGGCGGCCGACTTGGCCTACCAGACGGTGCAGGTGCAGCAGGCGCTCACCGATGCCTCGCTCACCAAGCGGTCCGAGCCCCTCAACGAGGCAGCAGAGGCTGCGGAGGCTTTTCGCAAGGCCAGCCAGGATTTCCGGAGGCGGGCCAAACTCGATGTGGGCAACGTGAAGCAGTTGGAGGAACTGGACAAGACCTTCGCCGCCTTCTACACCACCGGCCAGGCCATGGTGGCCGCCTATCAAGGCCAGGGGGTTTCGGAAGGCAACCGCATCATGGCGGATTTCGACAAGGCCTCCGAAGCCATCACAGCTCAGGTGATCAAATTGCGTGACTCCGAGGCCAACGATCTGATGGGGAAGCTGTCGGCGGTGTCGGCCCACACCACCACAGGTTCCTGGGTGCTCGGGGGTGGCTCTCTCCTGGCCCTGCTGGCGGGTTTTCTCGTGTTCGGCAAGCTCATCGAGATCCTCGACTACCAGCTGGGCGGTGATCCCAAATACGCCCTCATCGCTGCCCGGGAACTGGCGGATGGAAACCTCCGGACACCCATTCCCATTCGCATCGGCGACCGCAGCAGCCTGCTCTACACGGTGCGCCGGATGCAGGCGCACCTGAAGAACACCATCAACCGCATCCATTTCGACGCGGATCGGGTGCGGATGAACAGCGGCATCATTTCCTCGGCCTCCCACGAGATCGCCACCACCAGCCGCGAGATCGCCCGGAGCGCAGACGAGCAGCGCCTCTCCACGGACCGCATGGCTTCGGCCATTGTCGAACTGTCGGCGTCGGTGAAGGAAGTGGCCGATCATGTGCAGTCCAGCCATGTGCGTTCCACCGAGGCCGCCAGGGCCGCCCAGGCGGCCGATGCCTCAGGCCAGGCGGCCCTCAAGGCCATGAACCGGGTGGAGGAGTCCACCGCCCAGATGGTGGAGGCTGTCCAGGTGATCCAGGACATCGCCCGACAGACCAACCTCCTGTCTTTGAACGCCGCCATCGAGGCCGCCACAGCGGGGTCCCTGGGCAAGGGCTTTGCCGTGGTGGCCGAAGAAGTGCGGAAGCTGGCAGAGCGCAGCGACGCCTCGGCCCGGGAGATCGCTTCACTCATCGAGGGCAACAACAAGGCCGTGGCCCAGGGCAAGACCACCGTGCAGGAAGTGGTGAGTTCCCTGGCGATGATCCGGGATCACATCTCCGAAGTGGCGGCCATGTCCACCCAGATCGAGGGCGCTTCGGCCGAACAGGCCAAGGCCAGCGAGGAAGTGGCCAAGCAGGTCGAACTGGGCGCCCAGCAGGCCATCCAGAATGCCAGCGCCGCCATCGAGCTCTCCGGCACGGTGGACAGCAATGCCGCCACCACCCAGGATCTGGTGAGGACCGCCGATGGTTTGAGCAGCCTCTTGGGAAGGTACAAAACCTAG
- a CDS encoding UvrD-helicase domain-containing protein, translated as MPGHAPEPHDHPLLQNLNAPQREAVCHARGPLLILAGAGSGKTTVITRRIAWLIEEEGVQPGSILAMTFTNKAAEEMRERVQRLVSVPAAQMWVSTFHSFCTRILRREGDRTPVGRDFVIFDPSDQKSLVKQVLAELKLPEKQFHPKKVLELISDFKNRCLLPEEAREEALDPWTRKVLDAYDLYQKGLKNHRACDFDDLLLWTERLFRDPVVQMQYAERFKFILVDEYQDTNRAQYLLVQHLARRHHNICVVGDEDQCLAKGTRIRMADGRERPIEKLAPGDLVLAGHGSGDFRPATVLKASMRSRDGLGVRITTESGHVLVSTPEHIHFAGYRLGATPQLHFVYLMHKQGVGWRLGTSQTHTRGQVKPVVGFLQRARQEHADDLWVLSTHGSEQEARIQEEIWSLRYQLPTLPFVPCKGGSTRGLVHDAQAIRQVFGSVDSQAGAERLLADLGMAVEAPHHRAQASTGKRRQVVVTLCGDRRGKRPMHRLSMVGQSPEDRRILEGLGLSVRPAKAGSRSWRVETCAASFSTIRKMADRIRKHLEADLQLRARLGASPGRESSSLPFLPACNLKPGMALFDGQGGLEVVAKVERVPLKAEVFDLDIEGVHNFIANGCLTHNSIYGWRGADIRNILDFQQDFPEAMRIELLQNYRSTEKILDAASQVISNNSQRVEGKGALKTDLGEGESIIFKLSDEGRLEAEWVVQRIQELRYQEPEAKIAVLYRANWQSRQMEEALRAQNLAYRLVGGVKFYERQEVKDLISYLRLISNPFDLVSFRRCVNAPTRGVGPTTLGKIEGAIPEGGTPLEGLAVLLRSGELKGRAQREMGKFLDLFQRAAGEREAQGLAGLVKWVLQESGYLQSLEDEATLEAEGRIRNLEEFLSAAAEMESLGLRLSEFLDRITLAADTDQIEEAAHLSLMTIHCAKGLEFPFVFVVGMEEDVFPNRNARETPEGLEEERRLFYVAITRAQRRLTLSAARRRRIMGTEMLGMPSRFLREIPSEALTAPIRWGTVIYQAGEGVRPGNSFSRGGGGASVATELQRIRSFFDRVKEPSAPAAADTPQRLEPTEPQDASAFPAGTRVRSARFGLGSILAASGRGDGLTYTVRFDQGGDKRIMARFGGLERA; from the coding sequence ATGCCTGGCCACGCCCCCGAACCGCACGACCATCCCCTTCTTCAGAACCTGAACGCCCCCCAGCGGGAGGCGGTGTGCCACGCCCGCGGCCCCCTGCTCATCCTGGCGGGCGCGGGTTCGGGCAAGACCACGGTGATCACGAGGCGCATCGCCTGGCTGATCGAGGAGGAGGGCGTCCAGCCGGGTTCCATCCTGGCCATGACCTTCACGAACAAGGCCGCCGAGGAGATGCGTGAGCGTGTGCAGCGGCTGGTCTCGGTGCCCGCGGCGCAGATGTGGGTGAGCACCTTCCACAGCTTCTGCACGCGCATCCTGCGCCGGGAGGGCGACCGCACGCCCGTGGGCCGCGACTTCGTCATCTTCGATCCCTCGGATCAGAAGAGCCTCGTCAAACAGGTGCTGGCGGAGCTGAAGCTGCCCGAAAAACAGTTCCACCCCAAGAAGGTGCTGGAACTCATCAGCGACTTCAAGAACCGCTGCCTGCTGCCCGAGGAGGCCCGGGAAGAGGCTCTGGACCCCTGGACCCGCAAGGTTCTGGACGCCTATGACCTCTACCAGAAGGGTCTGAAGAACCACCGCGCCTGCGATTTCGACGACCTGCTGCTGTGGACGGAACGCCTCTTCCGCGATCCCGTGGTGCAGATGCAGTACGCCGAGCGCTTCAAGTTCATCCTGGTGGACGAGTATCAGGACACCAACCGCGCCCAGTACCTGCTGGTGCAGCACCTGGCGCGCAGGCACCACAACATCTGTGTGGTGGGCGATGAAGATCAGTGTCTGGCCAAGGGCACGCGGATCCGCATGGCCGATGGGAGGGAGCGGCCCATTGAGAAGCTGGCGCCTGGGGATCTGGTGCTTGCAGGCCACGGCAGTGGCGATTTCCGGCCCGCGACAGTGCTGAAGGCCTCGATGCGAAGCCGGGATGGACTGGGAGTCCGCATCACCACCGAGTCTGGCCATGTGCTCGTCAGTACGCCGGAGCACATCCATTTCGCGGGCTACCGCTTGGGGGCCACACCTCAGCTTCATTTCGTCTACCTCATGCACAAGCAGGGCGTGGGCTGGCGCCTGGGCACCAGCCAGACGCATACCCGCGGACAGGTGAAGCCGGTGGTGGGGTTCCTCCAGCGGGCGAGGCAGGAGCATGCGGATGACCTGTGGGTGCTGTCTACTCACGGGAGCGAGCAAGAGGCGCGGATTCAGGAGGAGATCTGGTCGCTGCGCTACCAGCTTCCCACGCTGCCATTCGTCCCTTGCAAGGGCGGGTCCACTCGAGGGCTGGTTCACGATGCCCAGGCCATCCGGCAGGTGTTCGGTTCTGTGGATTCTCAGGCCGGGGCCGAGCGCCTGCTGGCGGACCTGGGCATGGCGGTAGAGGCCCCCCACCACCGCGCTCAGGCCAGCACAGGGAAACGCCGCCAGGTTGTGGTGACCCTTTGTGGCGACCGGCGGGGGAAGCGCCCCATGCACCGCCTCTCCATGGTGGGACAGAGTCCCGAGGACCGCCGCATTCTTGAGGGCCTGGGCCTGTCGGTGCGGCCAGCAAAGGCTGGATCGCGAAGTTGGAGAGTCGAAACCTGCGCGGCCTCCTTCTCGACGATTCGCAAGATGGCAGATCGCATCCGGAAGCATCTGGAGGCCGACCTCCAGCTTAGGGCCCGGCTGGGCGCCAGTCCTGGCCGTGAATCCAGCAGCCTGCCCTTCCTGCCCGCCTGCAATCTGAAACCGGGCATGGCCTTGTTCGATGGGCAGGGCGGATTGGAGGTGGTGGCCAAGGTGGAGCGCGTGCCCTTGAAAGCCGAAGTCTTCGATCTGGACATCGAAGGTGTCCATAACTTCATCGCCAATGGCTGCCTGACCCACAACTCGATCTATGGCTGGCGTGGCGCCGACATCCGCAACATCCTCGATTTCCAGCAAGACTTTCCCGAAGCCATGCGCATCGAGCTGCTGCAGAACTACCGCTCCACGGAGAAGATTCTGGATGCGGCTTCGCAGGTGATCTCCAACAATTCGCAGCGTGTGGAGGGGAAGGGCGCGCTCAAGACGGATCTGGGCGAGGGCGAGTCCATCATTTTCAAGCTGAGTGACGAGGGTCGCCTGGAGGCGGAATGGGTGGTGCAGCGCATTCAGGAACTGCGCTACCAGGAGCCGGAGGCGAAGATCGCCGTGCTCTATCGCGCCAACTGGCAGTCCCGGCAGATGGAAGAGGCGCTGCGGGCGCAGAACCTGGCCTACCGGCTGGTGGGCGGCGTCAAGTTCTACGAGCGCCAGGAAGTGAAGGATTTGATCTCCTACCTGCGGCTCATCTCGAATCCCTTCGACCTGGTGAGCTTCCGCCGCTGCGTGAACGCCCCCACCCGTGGCGTGGGCCCCACCACCCTGGGCAAGATCGAGGGCGCCATCCCCGAGGGCGGCACGCCGCTGGAGGGGCTGGCGGTGCTGCTTCGCTCGGGCGAACTCAAGGGCAGGGCCCAACGCGAGATGGGCAAGTTCCTGGATCTGTTCCAGCGGGCTGCGGGCGAGCGCGAGGCGCAGGGCCTGGCGGGCCTGGTGAAGTGGGTGCTGCAGGAAAGCGGGTACCTGCAGAGCCTGGAGGATGAAGCCACGCTCGAAGCCGAAGGCCGCATCCGCAACCTCGAGGAATTCCTCAGCGCCGCGGCGGAAATGGAATCCCTGGGCCTGCGCCTCTCGGAGTTCCTGGACCGCATCACCCTGGCGGCGGACACGGATCAGATCGAGGAGGCCGCCCACCTCAGCCTCATGACCATCCACTGCGCCAAGGGCCTGGAGTTTCCCTTCGTGTTCGTGGTGGGCATGGAAGAGGATGTCTTCCCCAATCGCAATGCCCGCGAGACGCCGGAAGGGCTGGAGGAGGAGCGCCGCCTCTTCTACGTGGCCATCACCCGCGCCCAGCGCCGCCTCACCCTCAGTGCGGCCCGTCGGCGGCGCATCATGGGCACCGAGATGCTCGGCATGCCCAGCCGCTTCCTGCGGGAGATTCCCAGCGAAGCGCTCACCGCGCCCATCCGCTGGGGTACGGTAATCTATCAGGCAGGCGAGGGCGTGCGGCCCGGCAATTCCTTCAGCCGCGGTGGCGGGGGCGCCTCGGTGGCCACGGAGTTGCAGCGCATCCGCAGCTTTTTCGATCGTGTGAAGGAGCCTTCTGCACCGGCTGCAGCGGATACCCCCCAGAGGCTGGAACCCACCGAGCCGCAGGATGCCAGTGCCTTCCCCGCAGGCACCCGCGTGCGCAGCGCCCGGTTCGGCCTGGGCAGCATCCTTGCCGCATCGGGACGGGGAGACGGGCTCACCTACACCGTGCGTTTCGACCAGGGAGGCGACAAGCGCATCATGGCGCGCTTCGGTGGGCTGGAGCGGGCCTGA
- a CDS encoding cytochrome c, translating into MRRLPLMPALLLVAGLSAQAPVKSLNELKAFYVASCARCHGPDGSGRTPKGKKLCAPDFTDATVMARKSDERMVKAIRKGIFFGVVMPPFKKRVSEVEAQVMVSELLRKAEKGKDITPAR; encoded by the coding sequence ATGCGGCGCCTGCCCCTGATGCCAGCCCTGCTGCTCGTTGCGGGACTGTCGGCCCAGGCACCCGTGAAATCGCTGAACGAGCTGAAGGCCTTCTATGTGGCCAGCTGCGCCCGCTGCCATGGCCCCGATGGCTCGGGACGAACCCCCAAGGGGAAAAAACTTTGCGCGCCGGATTTCACGGATGCCACGGTCATGGCCCGGAAATCGGATGAGCGGATGGTGAAGGCCATCCGCAAGGGCATCTTCTTCGGGGTGGTGATGCCGCCCTTCAAGAAGCGCGTCAGCGAGGTCGAGGCTCAGGTCATGGTTTCGGAACTGCTTCGCAAGGCCGAGAAGGGCAAGGACATCACACCGGCCCGGTAG
- a CDS encoding TonB-dependent siderophore receptor, with amino-acid sequence MSHVLLLSLLTCLAPQGTAQQEPAQVPPPKEAALPEVKVKGKKTKDRERADGPVKSYRARRSATVTKTDTPLSDVPQSVQVVPEMLVKDQGMKSMADIIRYVPGASMNPGEGGRDQPVLRGISTTSDFFVDGLRDDALYFRDPYNAERIEILKGPSGMTFGRGGGGGVVNRVTKRPLEQALTQAELSLGSWQDKRASVDVSDRLGTQAGFRVNAVAEDAKGFREGFKLRRSGINPVLEFALGQDTLALVGVEHFEDRRTTDRGIPALNGRPLDGARETFFGDPSQSPSAAVVDSLSAKVETSLAPNVLLRNALRVTRYDTLRQNVQPNSVVDPATRLMKVSAYSQSNLRTNVFNQTELEVRGRIGGMEHLLLAGLELGHQDSDNTRLTGYFGTATTATVDASSPRASVTRWAAASSDTHNEVTANIAALYLQDQITLSSQWKAVLGLRYDRFSVALDDRSSANVDLARTDKAASPRAGLIYQPNAASSYYASYSYAFLPSSETLSLSASNADLKPEKATNWEVGGKWDLSAGFALTAAAFRLDRADVKSKDPNDPTKLVLSGLQRTDGVEIGFQGQVTERWQVYGGFAQLDARVVKATGGSATSAAVPAGTQVPLVPRRAASWWNKVDLSDSWALGLGLIHQADTYASTTNTVLLPAFTRADAAVYFRFGKQNRLSLNVENLFDRRYYPTAGNDYNITVGTPRRAQLTLSCCF; translated from the coding sequence ATGTCGCACGTTCTGCTGCTCTCCCTCCTCACCTGCCTGGCCCCGCAAGGAACGGCCCAGCAGGAGCCCGCCCAGGTTCCTCCGCCGAAGGAAGCCGCCCTGCCCGAAGTGAAGGTGAAGGGCAAGAAAACCAAGGATCGCGAGCGGGCCGACGGCCCCGTCAAGAGCTACCGGGCTCGGCGTTCCGCCACGGTCACCAAGACCGACACGCCCCTGAGCGACGTGCCTCAGTCCGTGCAGGTGGTGCCGGAAATGCTGGTCAAGGATCAGGGCATGAAGAGCATGGCCGACATCATCCGCTACGTGCCGGGGGCCTCGATGAATCCCGGTGAAGGCGGGCGCGACCAGCCGGTGCTCCGCGGCATCAGCACCACCTCGGATTTCTTCGTGGATGGCCTGCGCGATGACGCCCTCTATTTCCGGGACCCCTACAACGCCGAGCGCATCGAGATTCTCAAGGGGCCCAGCGGCATGACCTTCGGTCGCGGCGGTGGGGGCGGCGTGGTGAATCGCGTGACCAAGCGCCCGTTGGAGCAGGCCCTCACGCAGGCGGAATTGAGCTTGGGAAGCTGGCAGGACAAGCGGGCCAGTGTGGATGTGAGCGACCGCCTCGGAACCCAGGCAGGCTTCCGGGTGAATGCCGTGGCCGAGGATGCCAAGGGCTTCCGCGAAGGGTTCAAACTGCGCCGTTCCGGCATCAACCCGGTGCTGGAGTTCGCGCTCGGCCAGGACACGCTGGCCCTGGTGGGGGTGGAACATTTCGAGGACCGCCGCACCACGGACCGCGGCATCCCTGCGCTCAACGGCCGACCCCTGGACGGGGCGCGGGAGACCTTCTTCGGCGATCCCTCGCAGAGCCCCAGCGCGGCGGTGGTGGATAGCCTCAGCGCCAAAGTGGAAACCAGCCTGGCCCCGAATGTCCTCCTGCGAAACGCGCTGCGCGTCACGCGCTACGACACCTTGCGCCAGAACGTCCAGCCCAACAGCGTGGTGGATCCCGCCACGCGCTTGATGAAGGTGTCCGCCTACAGCCAGTCCAACCTCCGCACCAATGTGTTCAATCAGACCGAACTCGAAGTCCGCGGCCGGATCGGTGGCATGGAGCACCTGCTGCTGGCGGGTCTGGAACTGGGCCACCAGGACAGCGACAACACGCGCCTGACGGGCTATTTCGGAACGGCCACCACCGCCACGGTGGATGCTTCCAGCCCCCGGGCCTCGGTCACCCGCTGGGCCGCGGCCAGCAGCGACACCCACAACGAAGTGACTGCCAACATCGCCGCGCTCTACCTGCAGGATCAGATCACGCTCTCCAGCCAGTGGAAAGCGGTGCTGGGGCTGCGCTACGACCGTTTCAGCGTGGCGCTGGATGACCGCAGCTCTGCCAACGTCGACCTGGCCCGCACCGACAAGGCCGCCTCGCCTCGGGCTGGCCTCATCTACCAGCCCAACGCCGCGTCCTCCTACTACGCCAGCTACAGCTACGCCTTCCTGCCCAGCAGCGAAACCCTGTCCCTCAGCGCCAGCAACGCCGATCTGAAGCCAGAGAAGGCCACCAACTGGGAAGTGGGCGGCAAGTGGGATCTCAGCGCAGGCTTCGCCCTCACGGCGGCGGCCTTCCGTCTCGACCGCGCCGATGTGAAGAGCAAGGATCCCAACGACCCCACCAAGCTGGTGCTCTCAGGACTCCAGCGCACCGATGGCGTGGAGATCGGCTTCCAGGGCCAGGTCACGGAGCGCTGGCAGGTCTATGGGGGCTTCGCCCAGCTGGATGCCCGCGTGGTGAAGGCCACCGGCGGCAGCGCCACCAGCGCCGCGGTGCCGGCCGGAACGCAGGTGCCGCTGGTGCCCCGCCGTGCCGCCAGCTGGTGGAACAAGGTGGATCTGTCAGACTCGTGGGCGCTGGGGCTGGGCCTCATCCACCAGGCCGACACCTATGCGAGCACCACCAACACGGTGCTGCTGCCCGCCTTCACCCGCGCCGACGCAGCGGTCTACTTCCGCTTCGGCAAGCAGAACCGGCTTTCCCTCAATGTGGAGAACCTCTTCGACCGCCGTTACTACCCCACCGCGGGCAACGACTAC
- a CDS encoding aldose 1-epimerase family protein produces the protein MDIHRLYLDHSHSSLCASIAATGAELQSLRFGDADVLWDAGPLWPRHAPILFPIVGTLKGDAFREGDATFTLHRHGFARDRAFSWISRSESACTLELRDDAETRACYPFPFRLRISYSLDEAGFHMGLDLHNPGDAALPASLGLHPAFRWPLASGVAQTAHRLVFDEQEPGPLRRLNHDGLLTPDHHATPIHDRVLPLHDGLFAEDALLFLEPRSQGLRFEAEGGPALTFRWEGFQHLGIWTKPAAGPKPGFLCIEPWSGYADPMDWEGAFADKPGSFLIAPGASRCWSFSVSQA, from the coding sequence ATGGACATTCATCGCCTGTACCTCGACCATTCCCATTCCAGCCTCTGCGCCAGCATTGCGGCCACGGGAGCCGAACTGCAGTCGCTGCGGTTCGGAGATGCGGATGTGCTGTGGGACGCCGGGCCACTGTGGCCCCGCCATGCGCCCATTCTCTTTCCCATCGTGGGCACCTTGAAGGGGGACGCCTTCCGCGAGGGCGATGCCACCTTCACCCTGCACCGGCACGGCTTCGCCCGGGACCGCGCCTTCTCCTGGATCAGCCGCAGTGAATCGGCCTGCACCCTGGAGCTGCGCGATGATGCCGAAACCCGCGCCTGCTATCCCTTCCCGTTCCGGCTGCGGATCAGCTATAGCCTGGACGAGGCGGGCTTCCACATGGGGCTGGACCTGCACAACCCCGGTGACGCGGCTCTGCCCGCCAGCCTGGGCCTGCACCCCGCGTTCCGCTGGCCCCTGGCCTCCGGCGTGGCCCAAACAGCCCACCGCCTGGTCTTCGATGAACAGGAACCGGGCCCCCTGCGACGCCTCAATCACGACGGGCTGCTCACACCCGATCACCACGCCACGCCCATTCACGACCGCGTCCTGCCCCTCCACGATGGGCTGTTCGCAGAGGACGCCCTGCTCTTCCTGGAACCGCGCAGCCAGGGACTTCGCTTCGAGGCCGAGGGTGGCCCCGCCCTCACCTTCCGCTGGGAGGGCTTCCAGCATCTGGGCATCTGGACAAAACCCGCTGCGGGGCCCAAACCGGGCTTCCTCTGCATCGAACCCTGGTCGGGGTACGCCGATCCCATGGATTGGGAGGGAGCCTTCGCCGACAAGCCAGGAAGTTTCCTCATCGCGCCAGGGGCCAGCCGTTGCTGGTCCTTCAGCGTCAGTCAGGCCTAG
- a CDS encoding energy transducer TonB: protein MGNVLTTSVLSAPLGDWPLPAATPGIGPSSLAQAPIQLAEPPILGTLPKGPRSRVMALSVAVYGALFSAAFVLAVAAPTAPAPLRAVTVALETFDAPAPPPPPVSSLAPATTNQSATSAPRAEDLQPMPQPAEPSPVLAVGSGQLPAQGPAGGVPGGQGGGVMGGTLGGQVGGSLEGSASAVVAPRFDAAYLQNPEPDYPALSKRFGEEGKVILRVLVNPEGQPEQVEVRQSSGHARLDQAALGTVKRWRFTPARRGTERLAAWVLVPLSFQLDA from the coding sequence ATGGGAAACGTGCTCACCACCTCCGTCCTCTCGGCCCCGTTGGGCGACTGGCCCTTGCCAGCCGCCACGCCAGGCATCGGTCCCTCTTCGCTTGCCCAGGCGCCCATTCAGCTGGCGGAGCCTCCCATCCTTGGCACCCTGCCCAAGGGTCCCCGCTCGCGGGTGATGGCCCTGTCAGTGGCGGTGTACGGGGCCCTCTTCAGTGCGGCGTTCGTGCTGGCTGTGGCCGCGCCGACTGCGCCAGCTCCGTTGCGCGCCGTGACGGTGGCTCTGGAAACCTTCGATGCCCCGGCCCCGCCTCCACCGCCGGTCTCATCGCTGGCCCCTGCCACGACCAACCAATCTGCCACCTCGGCGCCCCGCGCGGAAGACCTTCAGCCCATGCCCCAGCCCGCCGAACCCAGCCCGGTGCTGGCTGTGGGATCGGGCCAGCTCCCTGCCCAGGGGCCTGCGGGGGGCGTCCCTGGTGGGCAGGGGGGTGGTGTGATGGGTGGCACCCTCGGCGGCCAGGTGGGCGGCTCGCTGGAGGGTTCGGCCAGTGCGGTGGTGGCTCCTCGCTTCGATGCGGCCTACCTGCAGAACCCCGAACCGGATTACCCGGCCCTGTCCAAGCGCTTCGGTGAAGAGGGCAAGGTGATTCTCCGGGTGCTCGTCAACCCCGAGGGCCAGCCCGAGCAGGTGGAAGTCCGCCAAAGCAGTGGCCACGCACGTCTGGATCAGGCTGCCCTGGGCACTGTGAAGCGCTGGCGCTTCACGCCCGCCCGGCGCGGGACCGAGCGCCTGGCCGCCTGGGTGCTGGTTCCCCTTTCCTTCCAACTGGACGCCTAG
- a CDS encoding cytochrome c yields MVLRSAALLLVFIVTPLAGEVRDLKAFFQERCAVCHGPEGTGRGPGGARLGGRNLTDARWFAKQDEKDLAASILKGRGAMPGFRRHLDEAEARRLVTEVIRPMGRGGKKPGAPLQTDLPRP; encoded by the coding sequence ATGGTCCTGCGTTCTGCCGCGCTGCTGCTTGTGTTCATCGTCACGCCCCTGGCCGGGGAGGTCCGGGATCTGAAGGCCTTCTTCCAGGAACGCTGCGCGGTGTGCCACGGTCCGGAGGGCACGGGCCGGGGACCTGGCGGCGCCCGGCTGGGGGGGCGCAACCTCACGGATGCCCGCTGGTTCGCCAAGCAGGATGAGAAGGATCTGGCGGCCTCCATCCTCAAGGGCCGGGGCGCCATGCCAGGTTTCCGGCGGCACCTGGACGAGGCTGAAGCGCGGCGCCTGGTCACCGAGGTCATCCGGCCCATGGGGCGCGGAGGGAAAAAGCCAGGTGCGCCTTTGCAGACGGATCTTCCCCGGCCATAG
- a CDS encoding glycoside hydrolase family 19 protein → MPFTADAIATLLHAPLANVEAHWPLVTQALAALDIRDASVDIAAIATIGAESYVFAPEKEQGSDAYFRRMYEFDRSLGNVEPGDGVKYCGRGFIPLLGRAEYARFGKLVGADLVENPDLALDPAVAARILAYDFMLKGVPKAAAEGDWVKVRRLVHGDLSGWKRFNGILIPLLKLLP, encoded by the coding sequence ATGCCGTTCACGGCGGATGCCATCGCGACCCTCCTGCATGCCCCTCTGGCCAATGTGGAGGCGCACTGGCCCCTGGTCACTCAGGCCCTCGCGGCGCTTGATATCCGGGATGCCAGCGTGGACATCGCGGCCATTGCCACCATCGGGGCAGAGAGCTATGTGTTCGCGCCGGAAAAAGAACAGGGCAGCGATGCCTATTTCCGCCGCATGTACGAGTTCGACCGCAGCCTGGGCAATGTGGAGCCTGGTGACGGCGTGAAATACTGCGGTCGGGGCTTCATCCCCCTGCTGGGCCGGGCCGAGTACGCGCGATTCGGGAAGCTGGTCGGGGCCGACCTTGTCGAAAACCCGGATCTCGCGCTGGATCCGGCTGTGGCCGCGCGCATCCTGGCCTACGACTTCATGCTCAAGGGCGTGCCGAAAGCCGCCGCCGAAGGCGATTGGGTGAAAGTCAGGCGGCTGGTTCACGGTGACTTGTCGGGCTGGAAACGGTTCAACGGGATCCTCATTCCGCTGCTGAAACTGCTGCCCTAA